One Leptolyngbya sp. SIO1E4 genomic window, CACAATGGCGCTCACAATGGAAAGACCGAGCCCGGCACCTTCAAACTGGCGATTATTGTTAGTCGCCCGCGTAAATCGCTCAAAAATTCTGGCTTGATCTGCGGGTGCAATGCCCTCTCCCGTATCCCGCACCCAAAATCGTAGATACCCATCAGACACGACCGAGCCCAGGGCGATCGTGTCTCCCGGTTGCGTGTGACGAACTGCATTTTGCACCAGATTCATCACCGCCTGAGAAAACCGCTGCCGATCCATGATGGCTGGGTACAGCCCCTTCGCTTCTAGCCGCCAATCACGCTCACTGGTGAGCGATCGCGCCTTAAAGTAAAGCTCTTCCGTCAGCCAGTCGAGATCTTCAGGCTTCAGAATCAAAAAATCAGGCCGCTCGGCTTTGGTCAACAGCAGCAAATCATTCACCAGCCGATTCATCTGATCTAATTCATTGAGGATGATAGCGATCGTTTCTGGCTGTTTCTCAGGTCGATAGGGAAGCAGCTCAAGCTGCCCTTGAATGACGGTAATGGGGGTGCGCAACTCGTGGCTCACATCCTTTAAAAACTCCTGCTGGCTATCGAAAGAAAATTGGAGCCGATCTAACATTTCATTGAACGTCGCCGCAGTCTCTGTGATTTCATCAGACCCCCGGATGGGAATGCGCTGGGTCATGTCAGATTCTGTGATTTTGCGCGCCGTCTGATTCATCAGGCGCAGCGGCATCAAAATGCGTCCAGCCATAACCCAGGCAATCACAAAGAAGCCTCCCAACACAGCCGCTGACACCCTGAGCACTAAACTCATCACCTCAGTGCCTGATTGATAGGCCGTTGTCGAATCATGAATGGCCACAAACACGCCCTGAACGCCGTTTTCAGTGACCAGAGGTTCTGCAATGTACAAGAATCGATAATCTGCGCTGCTCAGTCGGCGGCGCTGTGACACTTCGAGACTAGACCACTGACTCATCAAGTCAGGGTAGCGCTGCAAGATTTCAGGCAAAGGCTGGCTGGCTTTGTAGAGTTGGCCGTCGATAAAGGTGAAAACAGATTCATTTTCGGTGGGCACATAGCTCGTCAAAACCTGATCAAACAGCTCAGCCACGTCACGGTCTAGAGGCTGATCGGTGCTGAGCTGTTCTGCCGCTAACTGGAATCGCCCAACCTCTCGGACTAAGGAGGCTTCAGCCTGAGCATCAATACGGTTGCAGTAAATTTGGCGAGTAATCCAAACGGCGACTCCAGTCGTGCAAACCGCTAACAAAAAGTACCAAACCAACAGGCGAATGCGGATATTGCGAAACTGCATGACCCGATCAAAACCGAGTTTCATCACGCCTACTCCTCAGAATACTGAGCGGTTGTAGTTGAGGTAACTGGGCGATCGAGACTCACAGGCCCAGACCCATAGGCAACGACCATCAGCAACCCTCCGATGATGGCTAAATTTTTCATAAACTGGATCATCTGGGTTGGATCAGCAATGGGATTGTGAAACATCAGGGTGGCTGGAATCAGAAACACCAGCAGTAGCACGCCACCGATGCGAGCTTTGTATCCCACAATCAAGGAGATGCCGCCTGCCACCTCAAACACAATGGTAAATACGGTCACGAGGGCCGCCAAAGGAATCCCAACGCTGGCAATCTGCTGCTGCGTATCGGCAAACCCCGTGAGTTTGCCAATGCCGGTATGAATAAAGATCACGGCTAAGAAGGTTCTCGCAATCAGGGGAATGAATTTTTGAGCATTCATGGAAATTTTCTCCAATTGTAAAGAAGTCACTATCAATCAACTCGGATGTGGGAAAAACCTCAAACCCTAGACCCTGTGGTCTTGAGCCAGCTGTATTGAGCTCAATTGAACCGGGTGATATCTGGTATGGCAAAAGGCAGAAATCGAAAGGCAGAAATCAGAAGGCAGAAATCAAAACTTTGCTGCATAAGGATTCCAGGAAACTCGACTGTCCTAACCAGCACTGCAGGTGCAATATCTGGCAATCTGGTAGGGCCGCCGCTATTGCTCACCCAAGATGAGAGGACTATTGGGCGGGGGTAAGGGCAGAGGCCGCGGATGGTGACAAGAGGCCGCGGATAAAATCAGGCGCACGGCGCGATCACCCAGCCCATAGCCATGCAGCCAGCTCAGCAGCACCAGCAACCGATTGCGAAACCCAGGCAAATAGATTAAATGCACGCTGAGCCACATTAGCCAGGGCAAAAACCCCGTGAGCTGCAGGGGGCCAACCTTGCCAACCCCTGAGTAACAGCCAATGATCGCCAGACGACCCTTATTGAGATAGTTAAACGGTTTGGGCACCTGCCCCCGCAGCTGTCTGCGAATGTTGCGAGCCACCGCAACGCCCTGCTGTAACGCTTCTGGGGCGACCCCTGTGAGCGGTTTGCCCGCCTGTTCAGCATGGGCTAAATCACCAATGGCGTATACATTGTCATGGTCATTGAGCTGCAGCGTAGATCGAACCTTAATCTTTTGCTTGCGTTCCCTTTGGGGGGCTACAGCCATTTCAGGCACGGCGGCTTCGAGCCCTGCGGCCCAAATCACAGTTGCCGCTGGCAGAGACGAACCATCCTGAAACTCAACGGCCTCCTGAGTGACGCGACTCACTCGGGTTTGAAAATGCACCTTCACCCCAAACTGGCGAAGTTTTCGGGTCGTATAGCGGCCCAGGCGCTCTGGCAAGTTGGCCAAGAGACTATTGCCCGACTGCACTAGGATCAGCTGCATTTCTTTGAAATCAACACTGGGGTAGTCTTTCTTGAGCACTTGCTGCAGCTCAACCAGGGTACCTGCCATCTCAACCCCCGTTGGGCCACCCCCAACAATGACGACCGTCAATAGCTGTTGACGTCGCACCGGGTCAGGCTCTCGGGCTGCTTGCTCAAAGCGTTGAAAAATATGGTTACGCAGCGCCACTGCCTGGTCTAAAGTTCTGAGTGGAAAGGCATATTCAGCGGCACCAGGGACCCCGAGAAATTGGGTCTGGCTACCGGTTGCGAGCACCAGATAGTCGTAAGGAATAGCGGCGGCATCAGTTTTAACGACTTGCTGGGTAAAGTCGACCTGCTTGACCTCAGCTCTCAAAAAGTGCGTCTTGGGCGCACGCCGTAGGATCGTACGAATCGGATAGGCAATGATTTCAGGTTCAATTTGAGCGGCTGCAACCTGATAGAGCAAAGGGATAAAGGCGTTGTAGTTATTGCGGTCAATCAGTAAGACTTCGGCCCCGCTCCTCGACAACGATTGTGCGGTTTGCATTCCTCCGAAGCCTGCACCGATCACAATGACCCTTGGGTGTTTTGACATTGCTTTAAGTGCTCTGAGTTGCTTTACACTTCTCAATGTTGCAGGCACCTTAGCAAGCTTCCATGAATCTAAGCTGAAAAAAAATTCAGCTTGCTGAAACTGCGGCTGGTGTCTTTTACAGTGCGGGCGATCGCTGAGGATTTTGCCCCACTCAGACCTCATCAGAAGTCTTTGTTCCACTAGACTGGAGACCTGTCATCTTTACACGCTCACGTCATTCGAATGGCCGATCTGATTCAACACTTGATCCAGGAATTTGCCCTTCAGCGCAGTCATATTGAAAATGCCCTAGACCTATTTCAATCCGGGGCGACGGTCCCCTTCATTGCCCGTTACCGCAAAGAGCGTACCGGAGGGATGGATGAGGTGCAGTTGCGATCGCTGCAGGAACGGCATCTGTACTTAACCGAACTGGCAGAACGGAAGCAGGCTATCCTCAAGTCCATCGCAGATCAGGGCAAGTTGACTGAAGCCCTGCAGGCCAAAATCGAAGCCTGCTTGCAAAAGACCGACCTGGAAGATCTGTACTTGCCCTATCGACCAAAGCGCCGCACCCGAGCGACGATGGCGCGCGAGAAGGGCCTAGGCCCGCTGGCAGAGTGGATTGCAGCTCAAAATCATCCCCAATCTGGGCCAGTTGACTTGGAGCCAGCCGCGGCTGCTTATGTCAACGCTGATGCTGGCGTTGACACCGCTGCAGAGGCCCTACAGGGGGCTGCCGATATCCTGGCTGAGTCCGTGGCAGAGCAGGCCGACCTGCGAGCCTGGATCCGCGACTACTTTATGCGATCTGGGGTGTTTAGCTCTCGCATCAAGCCAGATATTCCTGAAGGCAGCACCAAATTTGAGCTGTACCGTCGCTATGAGATTCCGGTGCGCCAGGTGGCACCCCATAATCTTTTAGCCCTGTTGCGGGGCCAGCGGGAGGAGATTTTAACCCTGGAGTTGAGCTTTGAAACCGATGAGGTGCTGCATTATCTGGAGTCCCAGGTGATTCGCACTCGGAACCCAGAGCTGCGGGCATTCTATAGAGCGCTGATTCAAGATGCCTTTACCCGGTTAATGAAAACCTCCTTGCTGAACGCAGTGATTGCGGAGAAAAAAGCCTGGGCTGATGGGGAATCCATTGAGACCTTTGAGGCCAATCTACGGGATTTGTTGTTAGCGGCTCCGGCAGGCATGAAACCGACCCTGGCGATCGACCCAGGATTTCGCACCGGGTGTAAGGTGGCGGTGGTTGACCAAACCGGTCAGTTTTTGCACTATCAGGCCATTTTTCCCCATCAGGCGGCAGCCCAGCGAGACAAGGCAGCCCAAACCCTGAAACAGCTTATTCAAGCCCACACCATTGAGTTAATCGCCATTGGCAATGGCACCGCTGGGCGAGAAACCGATGCCTTTGTCGCTGAGGTGTTGAAAGAGCTGCCTCAGAAACCGGTGAAGGTGATGGTAAACGAGGCCGGGGCTTCGGTGTATTCGGCCAGCCCTGTCGCGATCGCGGAATTTCCCAAGCTGGACGTGACGGTGCGGGGGGCAATCAGCATTGGCCGCCGCCTACAAGATCCCCTGGCAGAACTGGTAAAGATTGACCCCAAATCCATTGGCGTGGGGCAGTACCAGCATGA contains:
- a CDS encoding HAMP domain-containing histidine kinase — encoded protein: MKLGFDRVMQFRNIRIRLLVWYFLLAVCTTGVAVWITRQIYCNRIDAQAEASLVREVGRFQLAAEQLSTDQPLDRDVAELFDQVLTSYVPTENESVFTFIDGQLYKASQPLPEILQRYPDLMSQWSSLEVSQRRRLSSADYRFLYIAEPLVTENGVQGVFVAIHDSTTAYQSGTEVMSLVLRVSAAVLGGFFVIAWVMAGRILMPLRLMNQTARKITESDMTQRIPIRGSDEITETAATFNEMLDRLQFSFDSQQEFLKDVSHELRTPITVIQGQLELLPYRPEKQPETIAIILNELDQMNRLVNDLLLLTKAERPDFLILKPEDLDWLTEELYFKARSLTSERDWRLEAKGLYPAIMDRQRFSQAVMNLVQNAVRHTQPGDTIALGSVVSDGYLRFWVRDTGEGIAPADQARIFERFTRATNNNRQFEGAGLGLSIVSAIVQAHGGRIELCSELGQGATFTLIVPLEPPIERLETDGHESHSYRRGQPSHHRLPEDRAEGSRVYHPGS
- a CDS encoding DoxX family protein; amino-acid sequence: MNAQKFIPLIARTFLAVIFIHTGIGKLTGFADTQQQIASVGIPLAALVTVFTIVFEVAGGISLIVGYKARIGGVLLLVFLIPATLMFHNPIADPTQMIQFMKNLAIIGGLLMVVAYGSGPVSLDRPVTSTTTAQYSEE
- a CDS encoding NAD(P)/FAD-dependent oxidoreductase, with the protein product MSKHPRVIVIGAGFGGMQTAQSLSRSGAEVLLIDRNNYNAFIPLLYQVAAAQIEPEIIAYPIRTILRRAPKTHFLRAEVKQVDFTQQVVKTDAAAIPYDYLVLATGSQTQFLGVPGAAEYAFPLRTLDQAVALRNHIFQRFEQAAREPDPVRRQQLLTVVIVGGGPTGVEMAGTLVELQQVLKKDYPSVDFKEMQLILVQSGNSLLANLPERLGRYTTRKLRQFGVKVHFQTRVSRVTQEAVEFQDGSSLPAATVIWAAGLEAAVPEMAVAPQRERKQKIKVRSTLQLNDHDNVYAIGDLAHAEQAGKPLTGVAPEALQQGVAVARNIRRQLRGQVPKPFNYLNKGRLAIIGCYSGVGKVGPLQLTGFLPWLMWLSVHLIYLPGFRNRLLVLLSWLHGYGLGDRAVRLILSAASCHHPRPLPLPPPNSPLILGEQ
- a CDS encoding RNA-binding transcriptional accessory protein, which codes for MADLIQHLIQEFALQRSHIENALDLFQSGATVPFIARYRKERTGGMDEVQLRSLQERHLYLTELAERKQAILKSIADQGKLTEALQAKIEACLQKTDLEDLYLPYRPKRRTRATMAREKGLGPLAEWIAAQNHPQSGPVDLEPAAAAYVNADAGVDTAAEALQGAADILAESVAEQADLRAWIRDYFMRSGVFSSRIKPDIPEGSTKFELYRRYEIPVRQVAPHNLLALLRGQREEILTLELSFETDEVLHYLESQVIRTRNPELRAFYRALIQDAFTRLMKTSLLNAVIAEKKAWADGESIETFEANLRDLLLAAPAGMKPTLAIDPGFRTGCKVAVVDQTGQFLHYQAIFPHQAAAQRDKAAQTLKQLIQAHTIELIAIGNGTAGRETDAFVAEVLKELPQKPVKVMVNEAGASVYSASPVAIAEFPKLDVTVRGAISIGRRLQDPLAELVKIDPKSIGVGQYQHDVDQKRLKQKLAETVESCVNYVGVDLNTASQELLTYVSGITSTIANNIVAYRNQNGVFRDRKTLLKVPKLGPKAFEQAAGFLRIRQGNNPLDNTAVHPESYGIVNAILKDLGVDVATISADSKHLQSLALDRIDLKRYVTEAVGEPTLRDIIQELEKPGRDPRAQFVSAQFREDIQTLADLKPGMTLEGVVTNVANFGAFVDIGVHQDGLVHVSQLANHFVRDPKQVVKVGQVVTVRVLEVDETLKRISLSMRSPDGERPSRSQPRPTKQTSKGAPSKPTAKDLQAKFNRRRSP